A stretch of Oryza brachyantha chromosome 4, ObraRS2, whole genome shotgun sequence DNA encodes these proteins:
- the LOC121054208 gene encoding disease resistance protein RPP5-like, which yields MSGANRGALPPLEHVDIVKCGITGKWLCLMLQHAHALKELSLHRCNQITGLLIGEEENSQPSLMSSPEAPSLGYPGRDELLNDEQSNRRWLLPLSLGELDIGHVDSLKVLQPCFLMNLTGLKKLRVFDNPNLTSLQLHFCTALQELRIEDCELLNSLEGLESLGSLRLLRAQRCLGGHGENGSCILPQSLEELYISRYSQETLRPCFPRNLTCLKRLDASETSSLKYLALESCTALEELRVVCCESLAAIGGSEPHRSIRHLEVRRCPSLPACLPASLEGLERLEIDDPSFLTTLFCKHLTSLQSLELSWCKSEVERLTDEQDRALQLLTSLQELRFWFCDNLIDFPTGLHSLPSLKRLEIVFCKSIVKLPEKGLPPSLEELDITGCSVELAQQCRILVLESNLKVKFCSF from the exons ATGTCTGGAGCAAATCGCGGTGCCCTCCCACCTCTCGAACATGTCGATATTGTTAAGTGTGGAATAACGGGGAAGTGGCTATGTCTCATGCTGCAGCATGCGCATGCTCTCAAGGAATTAAGTTTACATCGGTGCAACCAGATAACAGGGCTATTGATaggagaggaagaaaacagtcaaccaagtcTTATGTCATCTCCAGAGGCTCCGTCATTAGGATATCCAGGTCGAGACGAACTTCT AAATGATGAGCAGTCGAATAGAAGATGGCTCCTCCCACTATCACTTGGAGAACTTGATATTGGACATGTTGATTCCCTAAAAGTGTTGCAGCCCTGCTTTCTAATGAACCTCACCGGACTGAAAAAACTAAGAGTATTCGATAACCCAAATTTAACATCTCTGCAGCTGCATTTCTGCACAGCGCTCCAAGAGTTGAGAATTGAAGATTGTGAGTTGCTTAATTCTCTGGAAGGATTGGAATCGCTTGGCAGCCTCAGGTTGCTGCGAGCACAAAGATGCCTTGGTGGTCATGGAGAAAATGGAAGTTGTATCCTTCCGCAATCACTTGAGGAACTTTACATCAGCAGGTATTCTCAAGAAACTCTGCGGCCCTGCTTCCCAAGAAATCTCACCTGCCTAAAAAGATTAGATGCATCAGAAActtcaagtttaaaatatcTAGCGTTGGAATCATGCACTGCACTCGAAGAGTTGAGGGTTGTATGTTGTGAATCGCTCGCCGCAATAGGGGGCTCAGAACCCCATCGCAGCATTAGGCATTTGGAAGTACGTCGATGCCCCAGCTTGCCTGCATGTTTGCCTGCTTCACTGGAAGGACTGGAAAGGTTAGAGATTGATGACCCCTCTTTCCTTACCACGCTGTTCTGCAAGCACCTTACTTCCCTCCAAAGCCTAGAGCTTTCCTGGTGCAAAAGCGAAGTGGAAAGACTAACGGATGAGCAAGATAGAGCGCTTCAGCTCCTCACGTCCCTGCAAGAGCTCCGGTTTTGGTTTTGTGACAATCTAATTGATTTTCCTACGGGGCTCCACAGCCTTCCCTCCCTCAAGAGGTTGGAGATCGTGTTTTGCAAGAGCATCGTGAAGCTGCCGGAGAAGGGTCTTCCACCTTCTTTGGAAGAACTGGATATCACAGGATGCAGCGTAGAGCTAGCTCAACAGTGCAGAATACTAGTACTAGAAAGCAACCTGAAGGtcaaattttgttctttttga